TAAGCACCAGACTATGATTTTACGGAACAAACGCTGGTTGCCTATTTCAATTACAATTTTAATCGCGTTTTATGTCATCTATACTTTACATCCAATTAATCCTGATTGGTTGCTGGGAAGCTCGCCTTATAGCTCTTTAGATGGTAAAAGCTTATTCAGTCCACTAAAAAGACTATTACTGTACTTTATAATTTGTATAACGATGTTTTCATTTATGAATTTAATGTCATCTAAAAAACATTTCTATACTTATATAGGTCAACGTACGATGTATGTATATCTTTTACATGGTATTGCTATTGGTATTATTCGCGGATTTGATTTATATCCATTCAAAGATCCGATTTCAATCTTAACTTATATCTATCTATTCGCAACGTCTGCTATTATTGTTTATATTTTATCTTCAAACTTTATAGCCAAGTGGACCAATCCAGTTATTAATTTAAAATCTCCTTCTAAATTCAAACCTTAATTGGGTATGCAGGCTGAGACATCAACCATTGTCTCGGTCTGTTTTTATATAGAAGAAAAATAAATAGAGATTCTCTTTTTCTTAAGGATTGCTTATTTTCAGATATCTATTCGATTTCTGCCTATTAAATATGATAAGATGAAATTTATATACATATCGAAGTTAATAATAGAGGTGTAATACAGTGGAACTATCTTTAAACAACAATTCTAAATTTTTACGAGCGCCAAGTATACGTCAATTCTCAAGTCGCATTAAAAATATCCCTGATTGTGTCAATCTCACTATTGGACAGCCTGATTTTCCAATGCCAGAGGTTGTAAAAGACGCATATATTAAAGCGATTCAAGATGATCAAACAAGTTATTCGCATAATAAAGGATTAATGGAAACGAGAACAGCTGTCCGCAATTATTTTAACCAACGTTACCAAGTTGATTATAATGAAGAAGAAATTATTATCACTAACGGGGCGAGTGAAGCCATAGATACTGCTTTAAGAAGCATTTTAGAACCTGGTGATGAAATTATCCTTCCAAGCCCTATCTATGCAGGTTATATACCATTGATTGAAACACTAGGAGGCCAGCCGGTCTATGTAGATACCACACAAACCGGTTTTAAAATAACACCTGAAGCGATTAGAGCTAATATTACTCCTAAAACTAAAGCAATTATGCTTAATTATCCGACAAATCCTACTGGAGTGATATTGACACATGATGAAGCGGCGGCGCTTGCGGAAGAATTAAAACAACATCAAATTTTTATCTTGAGTGATGAAATTTATGCTGAAAATACTTTCAAAGGCCAACATACTTCTTTAGCCGAATTCAAAGAAATACGCAATCAATTACT
Above is a genomic segment from Staphylococcus piscifermentans containing:
- a CDS encoding aminotransferase class I/II-fold pyridoxal phosphate-dependent enzyme, with translation MELSLNNNSKFLRAPSIRQFSSRIKNIPDCVNLTIGQPDFPMPEVVKDAYIKAIQDDQTSYSHNKGLMETRTAVRNYFNQRYQVDYNEEEIIITNGASEAIDTALRSILEPGDEIILPSPIYAGYIPLIETLGGQPVYVDTTQTGFKITPEAIRANITPKTKAIMLNYPTNPTGVILTHDEAAALAEELKQHQIFILSDEIYAENTFKGQHTSLAEFKEIRNQLLLISGLSKSHSATGIRIGFLIGPEYLIEKLTFMHAYNTICANVPAQIACITALTDGIDAPKKMNEAYKERLAYLKSRLLDMGFALDAEPEGAFYIFPSLAPFDIEDDYQFCIDALEKAHIAMVPGSSFTDSGKGHVRISYAYDLETIKEGMDRLENYLHNNID